The proteins below come from a single Dermacentor albipictus isolate Rhodes 1998 colony chromosome 7, USDA_Dalb.pri_finalv2, whole genome shotgun sequence genomic window:
- the LOC135919275 gene encoding sulfotransferase 1B1-like, whose product MVLDLVDGVLVPPNSFRRDVLRDALKYEARPDDIFLATYPKTGATWTQYTLWCLLNLDSDKMQTMPTFTEIMTKHAPFLELVGREVVEALPAPRLIKHHLTFTASPYHRDAKYVVIVRNPFDCAVSFYHHCIGDRVNLRMRADTTFDEFFEDFMDGHVTFGHYFEHVLSWYAHRNDPNVFFFYYEHFKSDPRKTVLALAKFVDSSIWQKLRTNKALLNGLLERISFANLKSSVVIEGDVHHALNDHKHCAAEGHAKASETKASGKTAAEPRVGGADDTSMTPDDRAKNVQAPEEEIVSLGNFFRKGRVGDWKGYFKPEQERRLRDVYEKRMRGTEMWDVWKDYLDYHD is encoded by the exons ATGGTCCTCGACCTTGTCGACGGTGTGCTCGTGCCTCCGAATTCTTTCCGTCGCGACGTCCTCAGGGACGCCCTCAAGTACGAGGCACGCCCCGACGACATCTTCCTGGCGACCTACCCAAAGACCGGGGCCACTTGGACCCAGTACACCCTGTGGTGCCTTCTCAACCTGGACAGCGACAAGATGCAGACTATGCCCACGTTCACAGAAATCATGACGAAGCATGCGCCCTTCCTGGAACTG GTGGGTCGAGAAGTCGTCGAAGCACTCCCGGCACCGCGACTGATCAAGCACCACCTGACTTTCACGGCGTCTCCGTACCACCGCGACGCCAAGTACGTGGTCATCGTGCGCAACCCGTTCGACTGCGCAGTCTCCTTTTACCACCACTGCATAGGAGACCGGGTCAACCTGAGGATGCGCGCCGACACCACCTTCGACGAGTTCTTCGAGGACTTCATGGACGGCCACGTAACGTTCGGCCACTACTTCGAGCACGTCCTCTCCTGGTACGCCCACCGGAACGACCCGaacgtcttcttcttctactaCGAGCACTTCAAGAGCGACCCCAGGAAGACTGTGCTGGCGCTGGCGAAGTTCGTCGATTCTTCCATTTGGCAGAAGTTGCGCACCAACAAGGCACTGCTGAACGGCCTGTTAGAGCGCATTTCTTTCGCCAACCTTAAGTCGAGTGTCGTGATCGAAGGTGACGTCCACCACGCGTTAAACGACCACAAACATTGCGCTGCAGAAGGCCACGCAAAAGCTAGTGAAACCAAGGCGTCTGGTAAAACTGCAGCAGAGCCAAGGGTCGGTGGTGCAGACGACACCTCGATGACCCCAGATGACCGTGCTAAGAACGTACAGGCACCTGAGGAAGAAATCGTGTCCCTCGGCAACTTTTTTCGCAAGGGTCGAGTGGGCGACTGGAAGGGCTACTTCAAGCCAGAGCAGGAGAGGCGCCTGCGTGACGTGTACGAAAAACGCATGCGCGGAACGGAAATGTGGGACGTTTGGAAGGATTACCTGGATTACCATGACTGA